GTCGACACCGAGGAAGAAGGCCTCGACATCGTCGAGCACGGCGAACGCGCCTACCACTCGTAGGCGTCAGATCAGGAGCAGGGCCGCCTGGGGCCCTGCTCCCCTCTCGGGAACGGGGGCCTTCGCGGCCCCCGTTGTCGTATGCGGAGGTCTAGACCGCCGGATCCCAGGGGCCGCCGAGACGGCAGCGCTTGACCCACCAGGCCGGGCGCATGGCTTCCAGGCGTTCGGCCAGGGTTTCGGCCTCGATGTCTGAGCCGCAGAGGGCGAAGCAGGTGGCGCCGGAGCCGGACATCCGCGCCAGCAGGGCCTCGGGCTCGTCGGCCAGGGTCTCCAGCACGTCGCCGATCTGCGGCGCCAGGGTCACGGCCGGGGCCTGCAGGTCGTTCGTCGTGCCGCGCAGCCAGCCGGCCAGTTCCTCGACGCTCTCGAAGGCCTCGGGCATGGGCGGCGCGGCGATGTCGCCGAACCGGCCGGCTGCGTCGAACGCCCGATAGGTCTGCGGCGTGGAGACGCTCACCCCGGGATTGACCAGCACGGCCTCGATGGCCGGCAGGCCGGGCGCGGGGCTCAATCGCTCTCCCCGCCCCTGCGCCACCACCGGACGGCCCCAGAGGCAGGCCGCGCCGTCGGCGCCCAGCTCGGCGGCGATCGCCTCCAGCTCGCGGTCGTCGAGGCTGAGGCCCAGGGCCTCGCGCACCAGGCGCAGGGCCGCGCCGGCGTCGCTCGAGCCGCCGCCCAGGCCCGCGGCCACCGGCAGCCGCTTGTCCAGCGACAGGGCGAGCGGCGGCTGGGGCCCGCGGGCGCGGGCCATGAGGGCGCGGGCGGCGCGCAGGACCAGGTTGTCGGCGTCCTGGCCGGGCAGGCCGGCGGCGAACGGACCTTGGACCCGCAAGGCCAGGGCGTCGGCCTCATGGACGCTCACCCGGTCGCCGATGTCGGCGAAGACCATCAGGCTGCAGAGCGGATGATAGCCGTCGGCTCCGGGGGCGCCGACATGCAGGAACAGGTTGATCTTGGCGGGCGCGAACGCCACCGGCCCCACGGCCTACTGCCCGGCGATGCGCGGCGACGTCGCCGGCCCCTTGGGGCCGAGGCCCGAGGTCAGCTTGGCCTCGACATCGGCCTTGATGCGTTCGTCGGGATCGAGGGTCAGCACCCGACGCCACTGGAATTCCGCCTCGGTGCGGCGGCCGACCCGCCAGTAGGCGTCGCCCAGGTGGTTGTTGATCTCGGGATCGCCGGCCTCGAGCTCGACGGCCTGTTCGAGATTCTCGACCGCCTTCTTGTAGTCGCCCAGGCGGTAGTAGGCCCAGCCCAGGCTGTCGATCATGGCGCCCGACTGCGGATTGGCGGCAACGGCCTTCTTGACCATGCCCAGGGCCTCGGCCAGGTGCTCGCCGCGATCGATCCAGGAATAGCCCAGATAGTTCAGCAGCTCGGGATCCTCGGGCCGTTGCCTGAGCGCCGTCTGCAGGTCGCGCTCGGCGGAGGGCCATTGGCCCGAGCGCTCGTAGGCCACGCCGCGGGCGTAGAGCAGCCGCCAGTCGGGGTCGGCGTTCTTGCCGATCACCTCGGTGAGGACCTGGGCGGACTCCGCGTAGCGGTCGTTGGCGCGCAGCAGGTCGGCATAGGTGACCCGGGCCTCGTGGTCGCCGGAGGCCGCGGCGTCCTGGGCCATCTTGAGCGCGATCTCGGGCTGCTTGGCGTTCTGGTAGCTCCAGGCGAGCTTGGCGCGGGCTGTGGCGAATTCCGGCGAACCCAGCTTGGGCCGGCTGTAGGCGTCGCGCGAGGCGGTGGTGTCGCCGGCCACCTCCATCAGGTCGCCGACCATCAGCCAGGCCTCGTTGCGGGTGGGATCGAGCCGCAGGGACAGGCGCAGATAGGCCAGGCCCAGCTGGTCCTGCTTGGCGCCCAGCATGGTGGCCGCCGGGGCGATCAGGACCTGGGCCGCGCCCTGGCGCAGGGTCGGCATGGGCGGGGTGGACCTGCCCGAGAGCGCGCGCAGGCGCGCGGCGGCGATGATCGCGTCGGACGGCTGGGCGGCGAGCGCCTTGTCGTAGAGGGCCACGGCGTCGGCGCGGCGATCGCGCCGTTCCAGGAAGGCGCCATAGGCCAGGATCGCCATGTCCAAGGGGTTATCGCCGCCAGTCAGCGCCTTGTAGTCGGTCTCGGCTTCGTCGAAGCGCCGGACCCGCTCATAGAGATAGGCTTGGCCGAGCTGGCCGAAATAGTCGACGACCCGGTCGCCGCGCACCTCGGGCCGCACCAGGGAGCCATCGACGTCCCCGGCCATGGCCGCCGCCCACGGCGCCAGCAGGGCGGCGGCGCCGCGATGGGGGAAGCCGATGCCGTCACCGGTTAGGATGGCGTGGGCGTCCTTGCCCTTGCCCTGGACCATGGTCTCGACGCCCTTGACCAGCTGGCCCAGGCGCTTGGTGGATTCCGAGGCCTCCTCGCCCTCCGGCGCCAGCGCGGCGGCCTTGGCGATGTCCCCGGCCAGGACCGCGGCGGTGAAGGCGTGGTCGCGCAGCAGGTCGTTGGCGCCGCCCTCGGTTTCAGCGCGCTCGAAATAGGCTGCCGCCTCGGCCCCGTTGCCGTCGTTGAGCGCGCCCTGGCCGGCCAGGAACGCCCCGTAGGCCGAGCCGCCCATGCCGTCGATCATGGTCGGACGCCAGCCGACCTCCTCGGACGGCGTCGCGCAGGCGGCGACCAGGAGGAGCGGGGCGAAGGCTACGAGCAGATGGCGCATTCGGCGAGACTCCCCGCTTTCCGCGCCAACATCAAGGCGCCAGGGCGAGGCTTGGCGTCACATGTTCGGATAGTTGGGCCCGTCGCCGCCCTGGGGCGTGGTCCAGACGATGTTCTGCGACGGATCCTTGATGTCGCAGGTTTTGCAGTGGACGCAGTTCTGGAAATTGATCTGGAACTTCGGGTTCTTGCCCTCGGCGTCGTAGAGCACCTCATAGACTCCGGCCGGGCAGTAGAGCCGCGCGGGCTCGCCGTGGCGCGGCAGGTTCACCTGGATGGGGATGGAGGGGTCCTTGAGCCTCAGGTGGGCCGGCTGGTTCTCGTCGTGGTTGGTCGACGACAGGAAGACCGAGGACAGCTTGTCGAAGCTGAACTCGCCGTCCGGCTTCGGATAGACGATAGGCTCGTAGTCCTTGGCCAGGCCGGTGGATTCGGCGTCGCTCTTGCCGTGCTTCAGGGTGCCCCAGGGCGACCAGCCGCCCAGCGCATTGGCGATGATGGCGTCCATCCCGCCGAGAAGGATGCCCGGGATGGTGCCGAACTTCGACCAGAGCGGCTTGAAGTTGCGGACGTTGCGCAGCTCCTTGGCGATCCAGGACGTCTTGTAGGTCTCCTCGTAGGCGGTCAGTTCGTCGCCCGACCGACCCGCGCCGATGGCGGCGAAGGCGGCCTCGGCGGCCAGCATGCCGCTCTTCACCGCGTTGTGGCTGCCCTTGATGCGCGGGACATTGACCATGCCGGCCGAGCAGCCCAGCAGCACGCCCCCGGGGAAATAGAGCTGCGGCAGCGATTGGTGGCCGCCCTCGGTGATGGCGCGCGCGCCGTAGGAGATACGCTTGCCGCCTTCGAGATAACAGCTGATCGCGGGGTGGGTCTTGAAGCGCTGGAACTCGTCGAAGGGCGAGAGCCAGGGGTTCTTGTAGTTGAGGTGCAGCACGAAGCCGATGGCCACGTAGTTGTCGCCGAAGTGGTACATGAACGAGCCGCCGCCGGCGTCGTTCTTCAGCGGCCAACCGAAGGTGTGCTGGGTGAGACCGGCCTCGAAGTTCTCATCAGGAACCTGCCACAACTCCTTGATCCCGATGCCGAATTTCTGAGGATCACGGCCGGCGGTAAGGCCGAACTTGGCCTGCAGCTGCTTGGCCAGGGAACCGCGCACGCCCTCGCCGATGAAGGTGTATTTGGCGTGCAGTTCGATGCCCGGCTGGAAGTCGGGGCCGGGCTGGCCGTCCTTGCCGATGCCGAACACGCCGGCCACGACGCCCTTCACCGAGCCGTCCTCGTTGTAGACCACCTCGGAGGCGGCCATGCCGGGATAGATCTCGACGCCGAGCGCCTCGGCGTGTTGGGCCATCGAACGGCAGACGTTGCCCAACGAGGCGATATAGTTGCCGTGGTTCAGCATCCACTTCGGGAACGGCAGGAAACTGATGTCCAGGTCGCCATGCGGACCCAGGATCACGAACTTGTCGCGGGTGACCTTGGTCTCCAGCGGGATGCCAAGCTCCTTCCAGTTGGGCAGCAGCTCATTGAGGCCGATCGGGTCGATCACCGCGCCGGACAGGATGTGGGCGCCGACCTCGGAGCCCTTTTCCAGCACGGCGACCGAGATCTCGGTCCCGGCCGCTTCGGCGAGTTGTTTCAGACGGATCGCAGCCGAAAGCCCCGACGGACCGGCGCCGACGATGACGACGTCGTACTCCATCGCTTCGCGCTCGATGGCTTCGGTCATGGTCCCCAGCTCCTAAAGTCCGCGGCCCAAGGGTTCCCCTCCCCTTATGTACCGCAGTGTTGATCCGTCGCGGGACTTATCGGTAGCTTGGGCAAGGGCGGTCAAGCGTGAACTCGGTCATGAGATGGTATAGGCAGCCTATTCGCGGCGTTGGGACCCCTGGAACAGCATGAGACTCACGGTCATCGCCTGCCTGGCCGCCTTGGCGTCCGCTGGTCCCGCCTACGCTGGCGGTGCGACCGCGGCCCAGTGCGAGGCGGCGACGGCGGCCATGCCGGAGGCGATGACCGGCGTCGCGAACACGTTCTACAGCACCGGCGCACCCGGACCTATCAGCCCAACGCTCTCTCGCCACGAGAATCCGCACCAGAACTGGCATGGCCGTACACCCAAGCCCGCGACGCTCGCGGCGCTGGAACGCGTTCTGAACACATCGGCGTTGTCCTGCTCCAGCGCACTGGAGATCGCCGCCCAGCGCGGCACGATCCTCTCGGACGACGAGGGCCAAAGGCGTCTCAAGGCCATGGGGCTCAACGGGATCACGGCGTATTTCCACCGCGTGTCCCTGCCGGCGCTGGACCCGGAAGGCCGCGAGGCGATTGTGGCGATCGCCAGCACGAGCAATCAGCTCGCCGGAGGGGTTCGACTCTACTTCCTGGAGAAGGTGGGTTCCCAATGGGAAATCGTCGGGCAAAAGGTCCTCGTCGTGAGCTAGCTTCGGCTATGGTGGCCACTACCGCCACCTAACTCTGGACCCGATGACCCCAGCCGACCCCCGCGCCGCCGAAAGCCTGCTCGCCTTTTGGGCCGAGGCGGGCGTCGACGCCATGCTGCTGGACGTGGCGGTCGATCGCATCGAGGCCGGCAAGATCGTCCCGCCACGCCCGCCTGAACGCAAGTCCGCCGCGCCCGCGCCGGTCGCGCGCAAGCCCGGCCTAGCCCCTGACATCGCCTCGGCGGTGATCGAGGCGCGGCGTCTGGCCGCGGAGGCCCAGGACCTGGATGCCCTGAAAGCCGCCATCGCCGCCTTCGACGGCTGCCCGCTGAAGTTCGAGGGCGCGCGCCAGGCGGTGTTCTCGCGCGGCGCGGCCGATGCGCCCCTGCTGGTGATCGGCGAGGGTCCCGGCGCGGAGGAAGACGCCCGGGGAGAACCCTTCGTGGGCAAGGCCGGGCAGTTGCTGGACAAGATGTTCGCCGCAGCGGGCCTGACCGACCGGGTGTTCATCACCAACACCGTTTTCTGGCGCCCGCCTGGGAATCGCACCCCTACGCCGCAGGAACAGGCGGTCTGCCTGCCCTTCCTGGAGCGTGCCATCGAGCTGGTCGCGCCGAAGATGCTGCTGCTGGTAGGGGCGCCCGCGGCCAAGTCGATGCTGAAGCGCGACGAGGGGATTCTGTCCCTGCGCGGACGGTGGTTCGAATGGGTTTCGGAGAGCGGCGAGCTGGAACTGCCCGCCATGCCGACACTCCACCCGGCCTTCCTGCTCAGGCAACCGGCAGCCAAGAAGAAGGCGTGGAGCGACCTTCTGACCCTGACCGAACGACTTGATCGCCCGGAACGGGGCGGGTAGGACTCCCTCTGTCGAGAACAAGGGCTGCGTCCAGATCGCTCTCAAGAAGCGGCCGACGCGGGAAATGGATGCAGGCACGCAACGGCATTCAGGTCGCGGTTCTCGCTGCGATCTTCGCCGCTTTCGCCCAAACCACCGTCGCAGCGCCCAAGGTGCTGAGCGATTCGGACGCCCAGCGGTACGCCGCGGCGTTCGCCGCCGTCGAGGACGGCGACTTCATCGACGCCGGCCTGCAGGCCGCCCAGGCCAAGGACCAGTCCCTGGCCGGCCACCTCGCCTTCCGCCAGCTCATGCATCCCACCGCCCACACCGCCAGCTATGACGAGCTGGCCAAGTGGCTGGATCGGTTCGGCGACCTGCCCGGCGCCGAGCGGGTCTATTCCCTGGCCAGCCGCCGCAAGCCCTCGGAGGGTACGGCGCTGAAGACCCCGCTGCTGGCGGGCTTCGGCTGGGGCGCCATCGAACGCACCGCCCAGGGCATCGCCGAGCGCCTGCCCGGCGCCAAGGGCCGGATGGCCCGCGAAGCCTTTTACGCCGGCGACATGAAGCGGGCCTTCGAACTGGCACCGGCCGCGGGCGAGCGCTGGATCGCCGGCCTCGCCGCCTATCGTCTGAAGAACTATGACGCCGCCGAAACCAACCTGGCCCTGGTGGCCCGCGACGAGGACGAGGATCCCTGGCTGCGCGCCGGGGCGGCCTATTGGGCAGCCCGCGCCATGGCCGAGGCCGGCGACAGCGCCCGTTCCGATCAGTTCCTGGCGCTGGCGGCCCGCTTCCCGACGACCTTCTACGGCATGATCGCCGAGCGCCGCGTGGCGCTCGGCAAGGCCAACCAGTTGGCCGCCGCCGACCAGGGCCGCTACACGCCCGCCGCCTACACTGGCCCCACCGTGGAGCTGGCGCGGTTCATCAGCAGCGACTCGCGCGCCCACCGCGCCGCGGCCCTGGCCCAGATCGGCCGGGCCACCGAGGCCGGGCTGGAATGCCGCGCCGGCCTGACCCTGGCCAAGACCTCCACCGAGCGTTCGCGCTGGATGGAGCTGATCCAGGCCCTTAACGCTCCGCTGACGGCGCTCACCGGCCCGACCCGCGCCGTGGCCGAGCCCGACTATCCCATGCCCACACTGGAGCCCCGCTCAGGCTTCACGGTCGACAAGGCCCTGGTCTACGCCATCGTGCGCCAGGAGAGCCGGTTCAACCCCCTGGTGGTCAGCCATGCC
This genomic stretch from Phenylobacterium sp. LH3H17 harbors:
- a CDS encoding electron transfer flavoprotein-ubiquinone oxidoreductase, whose amino-acid sequence is MTEAIEREAMEYDVVIVGAGPSGLSAAIRLKQLAEAAGTEISVAVLEKGSEVGAHILSGAVIDPIGLNELLPNWKELGIPLETKVTRDKFVILGPHGDLDISFLPFPKWMLNHGNYIASLGNVCRSMAQHAEALGVEIYPGMAASEVVYNEDGSVKGVVAGVFGIGKDGQPGPDFQPGIELHAKYTFIGEGVRGSLAKQLQAKFGLTAGRDPQKFGIGIKELWQVPDENFEAGLTQHTFGWPLKNDAGGGSFMYHFGDNYVAIGFVLHLNYKNPWLSPFDEFQRFKTHPAISCYLEGGKRISYGARAITEGGHQSLPQLYFPGGVLLGCSAGMVNVPRIKGSHNAVKSGMLAAEAAFAAIGAGRSGDELTAYEETYKTSWIAKELRNVRNFKPLWSKFGTIPGILLGGMDAIIANALGGWSPWGTLKHGKSDAESTGLAKDYEPIVYPKPDGEFSFDKLSSVFLSSTNHDENQPAHLRLKDPSIPIQVNLPRHGEPARLYCPAGVYEVLYDAEGKNPKFQINFQNCVHCKTCDIKDPSQNIVWTTPQGGDGPNYPNM
- a CDS encoding lytic transglycosylase domain-containing protein, whose amino-acid sequence is MQARNGIQVAVLAAIFAAFAQTTVAAPKVLSDSDAQRYAAAFAAVEDGDFIDAGLQAAQAKDQSLAGHLAFRQLMHPTAHTASYDELAKWLDRFGDLPGAERVYSLASRRKPSEGTALKTPLLAGFGWGAIERTAQGIAERLPGAKGRMAREAFYAGDMKRAFELAPAAGERWIAGLAAYRLKNYDAAETNLALVARDEDEDPWLRAGAAYWAARAMAEAGDSARSDQFLALAARFPTTFYGMIAERRVALGKANQLAAADQGRYTPAAYTGPTVELARFISSDSRAHRAAALAQIGRATEAGLECRAGLTLAKTSTERSRWMELIQALNAPLTALTGPTRAVAEPDYPMPTLEPRSGFTVDKALVYAIVRQESRFNPLVVSHAGAVGLMQLMPEAAARAAGDDKLKTDMSPLFDPAFNLRVGQDYVTWLMERGVGYDILRTVAAYNGGPGTLLKTVQRVGPEADSLLIIESLPSLESRNYVEKVMAAYWTYRKKFGQESKTLDALAQGQGFIDARLDQPGSKPSAPTMLAAQTD
- a CDS encoding uracil-DNA glycosylase family protein; translated protein: MTPADPRAAESLLAFWAEAGVDAMLLDVAVDRIEAGKIVPPRPPERKSAAPAPVARKPGLAPDIASAVIEARRLAAEAQDLDALKAAIAAFDGCPLKFEGARQAVFSRGAADAPLLVIGEGPGAEEDARGEPFVGKAGQLLDKMFAAAGLTDRVFITNTVFWRPPGNRTPTPQEQAVCLPFLERAIELVAPKMLLLVGAPAAKSMLKRDEGILSLRGRWFEWVSESGELELPAMPTLHPAFLLRQPAAKKKAWSDLLTLTERLDRPERGG
- a CDS encoding 4-(cytidine 5'-diphospho)-2-C-methyl-D-erythritol kinase; protein product: MAFAPAKINLFLHVGAPGADGYHPLCSLMVFADIGDRVSVHEADALALRVQGPFAAGLPGQDADNLVLRAARALMARARGPQPPLALSLDKRLPVAAGLGGGSSDAGAALRLVREALGLSLDDRELEAIAAELGADGAACLWGRPVVAQGRGERLSPAPGLPAIEAVLVNPGVSVSTPQTYRAFDAAGRFGDIAAPPMPEAFESVEELAGWLRGTTNDLQAPAVTLAPQIGDVLETLADEPEALLARMSGSGATCFALCGSDIEAETLAERLEAMRPAWWVKRCRLGGPWDPAV
- a CDS encoding tetratricopeptide repeat protein, yielding MRHLLVAFAPLLLVAACATPSEEVGWRPTMIDGMGGSAYGAFLAGQGALNDGNGAEAAAYFERAETEGGANDLLRDHAFTAAVLAGDIAKAAALAPEGEEASESTKRLGQLVKGVETMVQGKGKDAHAILTGDGIGFPHRGAAALLAPWAAAMAGDVDGSLVRPEVRGDRVVDYFGQLGQAYLYERVRRFDEAETDYKALTGGDNPLDMAILAYGAFLERRDRRADAVALYDKALAAQPSDAIIAAARLRALSGRSTPPMPTLRQGAAQVLIAPAATMLGAKQDQLGLAYLRLSLRLDPTRNEAWLMVGDLMEVAGDTTASRDAYSRPKLGSPEFATARAKLAWSYQNAKQPEIALKMAQDAAASGDHEARVTYADLLRANDRYAESAQVLTEVIGKNADPDWRLLYARGVAYERSGQWPSAERDLQTALRQRPEDPELLNYLGYSWIDRGEHLAEALGMVKKAVAANPQSGAMIDSLGWAYYRLGDYKKAVENLEQAVELEAGDPEINNHLGDAYWRVGRRTEAEFQWRRVLTLDPDERIKADVEAKLTSGLGPKGPATSPRIAGQ